One window from the genome of Acidobacteriota bacterium encodes:
- a CDS encoding tetratricopeptide repeat protein produces MFSSDAVEGVTMPPGRRRCRIGLLLLALLPGTPPVWGQGDFGKGISFYKQGQYDKAIAEFEAIVEEHSDYESGHRILGISYLKTNRAEKAIESFKKALDLKDDVYASHQGLGIAYYNTGNFQEAAAALERAEAYAKSPADRYQLHHTRGSAYYNLTMYDRAISDLERAVSIRRGQFDDVLQLGLAHYRMKSYTLAEGFLKQAVGLDPNSAEARNHLSRIVYYRGVASLEQGNYSEAVATLGDYLKEQPEDGDAWFNLGIAHLFSEHLLAAQEAFVKSKEIDPDRWETHNRLGYIYEMNNQYSEALEHYRKAHSLSRDGEIQASVERVQERIRRQRERR; encoded by the coding sequence GTGTTTTCGAGTGATGCCGTTGAAGGGGTGACCATGCCGCCCGGACGCCGCCGCTGCCGAATCGGACTGCTATTGCTGGCGCTGCTGCCCGGTACTCCCCCGGTCTGGGGTCAAGGAGACTTCGGGAAGGGAATCTCCTTCTACAAGCAGGGGCAGTACGACAAGGCCATAGCGGAGTTCGAGGCGATCGTCGAGGAGCATTCCGACTATGAGAGCGGGCACCGGATTCTCGGGATCTCCTATCTGAAGACCAATCGGGCGGAAAAGGCCATCGAGTCCTTCAAGAAAGCGCTGGATCTCAAGGACGACGTCTACGCCTCGCATCAGGGACTGGGGATCGCCTACTACAACACGGGCAATTTTCAGGAAGCCGCGGCGGCGCTTGAAAGAGCGGAGGCATACGCCAAGTCGCCCGCGGACCGCTACCAACTGCACCACACCCGAGGAAGCGCCTACTACAATCTGACCATGTACGACCGGGCCATCTCCGACCTGGAGCGGGCCGTCTCCATCCGCAGGGGCCAGTTCGACGACGTCCTCCAGCTCGGATTGGCCCACTACAGAATGAAGAGCTACACACTGGCCGAAGGATTCCTGAAACAGGCCGTTGGGCTGGATCCGAATTCCGCCGAAGCCCGCAACCACCTCTCGCGCATCGTCTACTACAGGGGCGTTGCGTCCCTCGAACAGGGCAACTATTCGGAAGCGGTCGCCACCTTGGGCGACTACCTGAAGGAGCAACCGGAAGACGGGGATGCCTGGTTCAACCTGGGGATCGCTCATCTCTTCTCCGAACACCTCCTGGCGGCGCAGGAAGCCTTTGTGAAGAGCAAGGAAATCGATCCGGACCGCTGGGAGACGCACAACCGGCTCGGCTATATCTACGAAATGAATAACCAGTATTCGGAGGCTCTGGAACACTACAGGAAAGCTCACAGCCTCAGCCGGGATGGCGAGATCCAGGCGAGTGTCGAGCGGGTTCAGGAGCGGATTCGAAGACAGAGGGAACGAAGATAG
- the eno gene encoding phosphopyruvate hydratase, with the protein MTTIAEVRAREVLDSRGNPTVEADVVTRDGHLGRAAVPSGASTGLHEAKELRDADPGRFLGKGVGRAVENIRRVLGPGVKGLPVLDQARVDRRMIELDGTESKEKLGANAILAVSLACARAAAQSRGCSLFRFLGGAGARRMPVPLMNILNGGVHGHRNVDFQEFMVVPVSAGSFSRALQMGAEVFHHLGRVLEQDGRPTTVGDEGGFAPNMESNAEAVKLVLKAIEWAGYRPGEDFYLALDVAASELYRDGHYVLRGLNYMSSEELVDMYASWLDLYPICSIEDGLAEDDWDGWARMSRQLGHRVQLVGDDLFVTHPGRLQRGIDSGVANSILIKLNQIGTLTETLETIGLARENGYSWIVSHRSGETEDAFIADLSVATNAVQIKAGSACRSDRVAKYNQLLRIEEELGDRALYSSTELTHDGP; encoded by the coding sequence ATGACCACCATCGCAGAGGTCCGGGCCAGAGAGGTCCTTGACTCCAGGGGAAACCCCACCGTCGAAGCCGATGTCGTGACCCGGGACGGTCACCTGGGGAGGGCTGCCGTGCCCTCCGGAGCCTCCACCGGTCTTCACGAAGCCAAAGAACTGCGGGACGCGGATCCGGGCCGGTTTCTGGGGAAGGGAGTCGGCCGGGCCGTCGAGAATATCCGGCGCGTCCTCGGGCCGGGTGTCAAAGGGCTGCCGGTCCTGGACCAGGCTCGTGTGGACCGCCGGATGATCGAATTGGACGGAACCGAGTCCAAGGAGAAGCTGGGGGCCAACGCCATCCTGGCGGTCTCCCTGGCCTGTGCCCGGGCCGCCGCCCAGAGCCGGGGCTGCTCGCTTTTCCGTTTTCTGGGCGGCGCCGGGGCCCGCCGCATGCCGGTTCCTCTCATGAACATCCTCAACGGTGGCGTGCACGGTCACCGGAACGTCGACTTCCAGGAGTTCATGGTGGTTCCGGTGTCCGCCGGCTCCTTCTCGCGCGCACTGCAGATGGGCGCCGAGGTGTTCCATCACCTGGGCCGGGTCCTGGAGCAGGACGGGCGCCCCACCACCGTCGGCGACGAGGGAGGATTCGCCCCCAACATGGAATCCAACGCCGAAGCGGTGAAACTGGTCCTGAAAGCCATCGAGTGGGCCGGCTACCGTCCCGGAGAGGACTTCTATCTGGCTCTCGACGTGGCCGCCAGCGAGCTCTACCGGGACGGCCACTACGTTCTGCGGGGCCTCAATTACATGAGTTCGGAGGAACTCGTCGACATGTACGCCAGTTGGCTGGACCTTTATCCCATCTGTTCCATCGAGGACGGCCTGGCCGAAGACGACTGGGACGGATGGGCTCGGATGTCCCGCCAGTTGGGGCACCGGGTCCAACTGGTGGGCGACGATCTGTTCGTCACCCATCCGGGCCGGTTGCAACGGGGCATCGATTCCGGCGTCGCCAACTCCATACTCATCAAGCTGAATCAGATTGGGACCCTGACCGAGACGCTCGAAACCATCGGTCTGGCTCGCGAGAATGGTTACAGTTGGATCGTCTCGCATCGTTCGGGCGAAACGGAGGACGCTTTCATAGCGGACCTGTCCGTGGCGACCAACGCCGTACAGATCAAGGCGGGATCGGCCTGCAGGTCCGACCGGGTGGCGAAATACAATCAGTTGTTGAGAATCGAGGAGGAACTGGGCGACCGAGCCCTCTACTCCAGCACTGAACTCACGCACGACGGTCCCTGA
- the gpmI gene encoding 2,3-bisphosphoglycerate-independent phosphoglycerate mutase: protein MSTPPVVLLAVLDGWGLRDGREGNAIAQARLPTMERLCSRYAWTRLAASGGRVGLPPGQMGNSEVGHLNLGAGRVVPQDLTRIDRAIRTGRFDGNSSLRSVMETARHTALHLVGLVSDGGVHSHIRHLLALLRLAGNEHVENVWIHAILDGRDASPTAGVKYLEQLRAETRRLGTGALASVGGRYYAMDRDNRWERVEKAYRCMVEGRGGRGWRNPIQGVEESYRKGVYDEFVVPFPVVDSLGRPVSPIDPDHAAIFFNFRADRARQLTHALTEDDFQAFPRNRGPMTHLLTMTRYRLDWSLPAAFPYVPVRQTLAQLLSSHGVSNLRLAETEKYAHVTYFFNGGVEEPPDGETRVLIPSPKVATYDLQPWMSAAEITDRLLEELEHGVFPAMVVNFANADMVGHTGDLAATVQAVEAVDSCLGRIYRKIRKTGGVMAVTADHGNAEFMVDTKTGQPHTAHTSHPVPFILVDSQNRTALRPDGALEDVAPTLLEYLDLPKPKEMSGRSLLR from the coding sequence ATGTCGACACCCCCCGTGGTCCTTCTGGCCGTCCTGGATGGTTGGGGATTGCGAGACGGCCGGGAAGGGAATGCCATTGCCCAGGCCCGGCTCCCCACCATGGAGAGGCTCTGCTCGCGCTACGCCTGGACCCGCCTGGCGGCCAGCGGCGGGCGTGTCGGCCTGCCCCCGGGCCAGATGGGCAACAGCGAAGTCGGCCACTTGAATCTGGGGGCCGGACGGGTTGTCCCGCAGGATCTGACCCGAATCGATCGAGCCATCCGGACCGGGCGGTTCGACGGCAACTCGAGCCTGCGATCCGTCATGGAAACGGCTCGCCACACGGCGCTCCACCTGGTCGGCCTGGTCTCCGACGGAGGTGTGCACAGCCACATCCGGCACCTGCTGGCGTTGCTGCGGCTGGCCGGGAACGAGCATGTCGAGAACGTGTGGATCCACGCCATCCTGGACGGGAGGGACGCGAGTCCCACCGCCGGAGTGAAATATCTGGAGCAGTTGCGGGCAGAGACCAGGAGGCTGGGAACCGGAGCCTTGGCTTCCGTCGGCGGCCGCTACTACGCCATGGATCGCGACAACCGTTGGGAACGGGTGGAGAAGGCCTACCGGTGCATGGTCGAGGGTCGCGGAGGGCGAGGCTGGCGGAATCCGATTCAGGGTGTAGAGGAGTCCTATCGAAAGGGGGTCTACGATGAGTTCGTGGTCCCGTTTCCGGTTGTGGACTCCCTCGGCCGTCCGGTGAGTCCCATCGATCCCGATCATGCGGCGATTTTCTTCAACTTCCGTGCCGACCGGGCCCGCCAACTCACGCACGCGCTGACGGAAGACGATTTCCAGGCCTTTCCCCGGAACCGGGGGCCCATGACACACCTTCTCACCATGACGCGGTATCGTCTCGACTGGTCCCTGCCGGCGGCTTTCCCTTACGTTCCGGTTCGTCAGACGCTGGCCCAGCTCCTGAGCTCCCATGGCGTTTCCAATCTGCGCCTCGCGGAGACGGAAAAGTACGCCCACGTCACCTATTTCTTCAACGGAGGAGTGGAGGAGCCTCCGGACGGCGAGACCCGGGTGCTGATCCCATCTCCGAAGGTGGCCACGTACGATCTCCAACCCTGGATGAGCGCCGCCGAGATCACCGACCGGCTGCTCGAAGAGCTGGAACACGGCGTCTTTCCCGCCATGGTGGTCAATTTTGCCAACGCCGACATGGTGGGACACACGGGAGACCTGGCGGCGACCGTCCAGGCGGTGGAAGCCGTCGACTCCTGCCTGGGCCGAATCTACCGAAAGATCCGGAAAACCGGAGGCGTCATGGCCGTCACGGCAGACCACGGGAACGCAGAGTTTATGGTGGACACGAAAACGGGTCAGCCCCACACGGCGCACACCAGTCACCCGGTGCCGTTCATTCTGGTCGATTCTCAGAACCGGACGGCATTGAGGCCGGACGGAGCTCTGGAGGATGTCGCCCCCACGCTGCTCGAATATCTGGACTTGCCGAAGCCGAAGGAAATGTCCGGCAGATCCCTGTTGAGATAG
- a CDS encoding glycosyltransferase family 2 protein, which produces MDVSIVIPTWNGIALLRETLPSVCEAAGFYRRESHCRIEILVVDDGSEDETRKVLPAEFPQVRLIESPSNRGFAPACNLGFEHARFPLVALLNNDVKVEPDYLLRQIPHFQDPEVMAVTARVFSWDGDEFTAGGRFGRFRRGFWSVYLNYDVDPRSARAELQDRRWLSAYAVGGFATYDRRKLQELGGFNTLLAPFHWEDVDLSYRGWKRGWKIHYEPDSVAYHRISATIGSRFQPRRVQTVAVRNRLLFHWINLHSTGYWIRHLVGLAGLLLTRFMVLDGAFYRSFLGALSRIPEVRRMRRRERDRARRSDVEISRLLSAFYRTAPIRVYRGSSEVRAEHPGLEKAPAVEAGSSRPGSIV; this is translated from the coding sequence ATGGACGTGAGCATCGTCATCCCGACATGGAACGGAATCGCCCTGTTGCGGGAGACTCTGCCCTCGGTGTGCGAGGCCGCCGGGTTCTACCGCCGCGAGAGCCATTGCCGGATCGAGATCCTGGTCGTGGATGACGGCAGTGAAGACGAGACACGGAAAGTCCTGCCGGCCGAGTTTCCCCAGGTCCGGCTCATCGAGTCCCCCTCGAATCGCGGATTCGCGCCGGCCTGCAACCTCGGATTCGAGCACGCCCGCTTTCCCCTGGTGGCGCTCTTGAACAACGACGTGAAGGTGGAGCCCGATTACCTGCTGCGCCAGATCCCGCATTTTCAGGACCCGGAGGTGATGGCGGTCACGGCCCGGGTTTTCTCCTGGGACGGAGACGAGTTCACGGCGGGAGGACGGTTCGGCCGTTTCCGGCGAGGGTTCTGGAGCGTCTATCTGAATTATGACGTCGACCCGCGCAGCGCCCGCGCCGAGCTGCAGGATCGCCGATGGCTGTCGGCTTATGCCGTCGGCGGTTTCGCTACCTACGACCGCCGGAAGCTCCAGGAGCTGGGAGGCTTCAACACCCTCCTCGCTCCCTTTCACTGGGAGGACGTCGACCTGTCCTACCGCGGATGGAAGCGTGGTTGGAAGATCCACTACGAACCGGACAGTGTCGCCTATCACCGGATCAGCGCCACCATCGGCAGCCGGTTCCAGCCTCGAAGGGTCCAGACCGTAGCGGTGCGGAACCGGCTCCTGTTCCATTGGATCAATCTCCATTCCACCGGTTACTGGATTCGCCACCTGGTGGGACTTGCAGGCCTCCTGCTGACCCGGTTCATGGTGCTCGATGGCGCCTTTTACCGTTCCTTCCTGGGCGCTCTCTCCCGGATTCCCGAAGTGAGGAGGATGCGGCGGCGGGAGCGGGACCGTGCGCGGCGATCCGATGTGGAGATCTCCCGGTTATTGAGCGCTTTCTATCGGACCGCGCCGATTCGGGTGTATCGGGGCAGCAGCGAGGTCCGGGCGGAGCATCCGGGTCTGGAAAAAGCTCCCGCCGTCGAGGCCGGTTCGTCTCGTCCCGGTTCGATTGTATGA
- a CDS encoding glycosyltransferase family 2 protein has protein sequence MKKLSGVVISYNEEEKIDAALSSLQDVSDEIVVVDSFSSDGTEAICRRFTDRFLQRAWSGYRDQKQFATHQASFDWILSLDADEVLSPELQREVLHWKSGKDDGIDGYYLSRKTFFLGRWIEHTTWYPDWQMRLFRRSAGRWEGGRVHESFRVNGSTGRLSGDLHHHTYASLSEYLRQLERFTNLAAADYFDAGVRAGPAKLLLYPPWVFFRNYVLHRGFQDGVPGLAVSFLSAMSTFFKYLKLWELAAGDPKRAGDG, from the coding sequence TTGAAAAAGCTCTCCGGCGTCGTCATCAGCTACAACGAGGAGGAAAAAATCGACGCTGCCCTGAGCAGCCTTCAGGACGTGAGCGACGAGATCGTGGTTGTGGATTCCTTCAGCTCGGACGGGACCGAAGCCATTTGCCGCCGTTTTACGGATCGATTTCTCCAACGCGCGTGGTCCGGCTACCGCGACCAGAAGCAGTTCGCGACGCATCAAGCCTCTTTCGACTGGATCCTGAGCCTGGACGCGGACGAAGTTCTGAGTCCGGAGCTGCAGCGGGAAGTGCTCCATTGGAAGTCCGGTAAGGATGACGGAATCGACGGCTACTACCTGTCCCGCAAGACTTTCTTTCTGGGGCGATGGATCGAGCACACGACCTGGTATCCCGATTGGCAGATGAGGCTCTTTCGCCGGTCCGCGGGACGGTGGGAAGGAGGACGGGTCCATGAGTCGTTCCGGGTCAATGGGTCCACCGGCCGGCTTTCGGGAGATCTGCACCACCACACCTACGCTTCCCTGAGCGAGTATCTGCGGCAGTTGGAGCGGTTCACCAACCTGGCGGCAGCCGACTATTTCGATGCCGGCGTTCGAGCCGGACCAGCGAAGCTGTTGCTGTACCCCCCTTGGGTATTCTTTCGCAATTACGTCCTGCACCGCGGTTTTCAGGACGGCGTTCCCGGGCTGGCCGTGTCTTTCCTCTCTGCCATGTCCACATTCTTCAAGTATCTCAAGCTGTGGGAACTGGCCGCAGGAGACCCGAAGCGGGCGGGTGACGGATAG
- a CDS encoding glycosyltransferase family 4 protein gives MKRPLRILYVDTESFWRGGQEQLFSLMVGIRKRGHVVELAAPAGSPLANRARDAGIPTHSFTQRSELSLAAAWKLTRIMGSGTVDLLHYNTPRPVLAGKLAALISRVSVLVASRRVNFPLRSGFSRIKYNRLLDRVVTVSGSIQRTLVQNGVRPERVSVVYEGVDLRSVDRLPHTSVLPPRTGLVVGVVAHLSPEKGHVTVLKAAARLRERFPGVTYVFVGGGERRQMLEERARALNVADRVLFTGFRKDSDAMMREFDVFCLASLSEGLSSAILAAMARPLPVVATRVGGIPELVVDGSTGLLVPPGRPDKLAEALAKVLSSASLRRRMREAGRQRVAGYFTLERKLDETERLYLELAKSRRPGRLS, from the coding sequence GTGAAGCGTCCTTTGCGGATCCTATATGTGGATACCGAGAGTTTCTGGCGGGGAGGCCAGGAGCAGCTCTTCAGCCTGATGGTGGGAATCCGGAAACGGGGCCACGTTGTGGAGCTGGCGGCGCCGGCCGGGAGCCCGCTGGCGAACCGGGCCCGGGATGCGGGCATCCCCACCCACAGCTTTACCCAGCGGAGTGAGCTGAGCCTTGCCGCGGCTTGGAAGCTGACACGGATCATGGGATCCGGGACGGTGGACCTGCTCCACTACAATACGCCCCGTCCGGTGCTGGCCGGCAAACTGGCGGCTCTGATCTCCAGAGTCTCCGTTCTGGTCGCTTCCCGCCGGGTCAATTTTCCGTTGCGCTCCGGGTTCAGCCGCATCAAGTACAACCGGCTCCTCGACCGGGTCGTCACCGTCTCCGGGAGCATTCAGCGGACGCTGGTTCAAAACGGCGTCCGGCCCGAGCGGGTCTCGGTCGTTTACGAGGGGGTGGACCTGCGGTCCGTGGACAGGCTCCCACACACGTCGGTGTTGCCGCCGCGAACGGGTCTCGTCGTCGGGGTCGTCGCCCACCTGAGTCCCGAGAAGGGGCACGTGACGGTGCTGAAGGCCGCGGCTCGGTTGCGGGAGAGGTTTCCCGGCGTCACGTATGTCTTTGTCGGCGGCGGGGAGCGCAGGCAGATGCTGGAGGAGCGGGCTCGCGCCCTGAACGTCGCGGACCGGGTCCTGTTCACCGGCTTTCGGAAAGACAGCGACGCGATGATGCGGGAATTCGACGTCTTCTGTCTGGCATCACTGTCCGAAGGGCTCAGCTCCGCGATTCTCGCCGCAATGGCCCGTCCGCTGCCCGTCGTGGCCACTCGCGTCGGCGGGATTCCCGAGCTGGTGGTGGATGGAAGCACGGGTCTGCTGGTCCCCCCGGGCCGGCCGGACAAGTTGGCCGAGGCGCTGGCCAAGGTGCTGTCGTCCGCCTCGTTGAGACGGCGAATGAGGGAAGCCGGGCGTCAGCGGGTGGCCGGGTATTTCACCCTGGAACGGAAGCTGGATGAGACCGAGCGGCTCTATCTGGAACTGGCGAAGTCGCGGCGGCCGGGACGCTTGAGTTGA
- a CDS encoding sugar phosphate nucleotidyltransferase, with amino-acid sequence MKGVILAGGLGTRLWPLTKVTNKHLLPVYDKPMIYYPLEMLVEAGIDEIMLVTGGNNAGDFLRLLGSGQEFGLRQIHFGYQEGEGGIADALSLARHFAGNDLICVVLGDNILEKSIAPFVRSFLRQGRGAKILLKKVPDPQRFGVPELNGDRVVRITEKPSRPASPYAVTGVYMYDCRVFDIIDTLSPSDRGELEITDVNNRYIESNELTCNVIDGWWTDAGTIESLMRAANLVAEDAGAPAPLEVELLANP; translated from the coding sequence ATGAAAGGAGTCATTCTCGCAGGTGGACTCGGCACCAGGTTGTGGCCCCTGACCAAGGTGACCAACAAGCACCTGTTGCCGGTCTACGACAAGCCCATGATCTACTACCCGCTGGAAATGCTGGTCGAAGCCGGCATCGACGAGATCATGCTGGTGACGGGAGGCAACAATGCGGGTGACTTTCTCCGCCTGCTGGGCAGCGGCCAGGAGTTCGGTCTCAGACAGATCCACTTCGGCTACCAGGAGGGAGAAGGGGGGATCGCGGATGCGCTCTCTCTGGCCCGGCATTTCGCCGGGAACGACCTGATCTGCGTCGTGCTGGGCGACAACATTCTGGAAAAATCCATCGCGCCCTTCGTGCGAAGCTTTCTCCGGCAGGGCCGGGGCGCCAAGATCCTCTTGAAGAAAGTGCCCGATCCCCAACGTTTCGGAGTGCCGGAGTTGAACGGCGACCGGGTCGTACGCATCACCGAGAAGCCGTCCAGGCCCGCCTCTCCGTATGCGGTGACGGGAGTGTACATGTACGACTGCCGGGTCTTCGACATCATTGACACCCTCTCGCCTTCCGACCGGGGAGAGCTGGAGATTACGGACGTCAACAACCGGTACATCGAGTCGAACGAGCTGACCTGCAATGTCATCGACGGCTGGTGGACGGACGCGGGAACCATCGAGTCCCTGATGCGCGCCGCGAACCTGGTGGCGGAGGATGCAGGAGCACCTGCGCCCCTTGAAGTCGAGCTGCTCGCCAATCCTTGA
- the rfbB gene encoding dTDP-glucose 4,6-dehydratase: MKLLVTGGAGFIGSNFIRHILSRRGFQVVNLDLLTYAGNLQNLAGLGAGDDYRFIRGDIASRRQVAGALDPGIDAIVHFAAESHVDRSILDASAFVCTNVLGTQNLLEAARRNGVSRFIHVSTDEVYGSLSGSGQFTEDSPLAPNSPYAASKAAADLLARAYHRTYGLGVVTTRCGNNYGPYQFPEKLIPLMVSNALDDEPLPLYGDGLYTRDWIHVLDHCRALEAILLAGREGAVYNIGAHGERTNLEVARRILGILGKSEDLISFVADRPAHDRRYAVDSSRLRLELGWSPRISFEEGLDETVRWYRDHPQWVDGVRSGDYRRYYRLVYGNRDRTLSSL; encoded by the coding sequence ATGAAATTGTTGGTCACCGGTGGAGCAGGCTTCATCGGCTCGAATTTCATCCGCCACATTCTGAGCCGCCGCGGCTTTCAAGTCGTCAATTTGGATCTCCTCACCTACGCCGGGAATCTCCAGAACCTGGCCGGTCTGGGGGCCGGCGACGACTACCGCTTCATCCGGGGCGACATTGCCTCCAGGCGGCAGGTGGCCGGCGCTCTGGATCCCGGAATCGACGCCATTGTCCATTTCGCCGCCGAGAGCCACGTGGACCGGAGCATTCTGGATGCTTCCGCGTTTGTCTGCACCAACGTTCTGGGTACCCAGAACCTGTTGGAGGCGGCGCGCCGCAACGGGGTCTCCCGTTTCATCCACGTGTCCACCGATGAGGTTTACGGTTCGCTGTCCGGCAGCGGACAGTTCACCGAGGATTCTCCGCTGGCTCCCAACAGTCCCTATGCCGCCAGCAAAGCGGCCGCCGACCTGCTGGCCAGGGCCTACCACCGCACTTACGGCCTGGGCGTGGTTACGACCCGTTGCGGGAACAATTACGGTCCCTATCAATTTCCGGAGAAGCTGATTCCGCTGATGGTCTCCAACGCGCTGGACGATGAACCGCTCCCCTTGTACGGAGACGGTCTGTATACCCGGGACTGGATCCATGTCCTGGACCATTGCCGCGCCCTGGAGGCGATACTGCTCGCGGGCCGGGAGGGGGCGGTCTACAACATCGGAGCCCACGGGGAACGGACCAACCTGGAAGTGGCGCGCCGAATCCTTGGTATCCTGGGAAAGTCTGAAGACCTGATTTCCTTCGTGGCCGACCGGCCGGCGCACGACCGGAGATACGCCGTGGACAGCAGTCGTCTGCGGCTGGAGTTGGGATGGTCTCCGCGGATTTCCTTCGAGGAAGGGTTGGACGAGACGGTGCGGTGGTACCGCGATCATCCCCAATGGGTGGACGGGGTTCGAAGCGGCGATTACCGGCGCTACTACCGCCTGGTCTACGGGAACCGGGACCGGACCCTGTCCAGCCTTTAG
- the smpB gene encoding SsrA-binding protein SmpB: MNRGSVTRNKKAFHNYEIRERYQAGMVLLGTEIKAIRDHQVSLADSYARIRDGEVWLENCHIGPYRHGNLANHEPLRPRKLLLHRREINRLTGAVAHKGFTLVPLALYFEKGRAKLELGVARGKRLYDKREAARRRAVDRDMAQELKRR, translated from the coding sequence GTGAACCGCGGTTCGGTGACCAGAAACAAGAAAGCCTTCCACAACTATGAGATCCGGGAGAGGTACCAGGCCGGAATGGTGCTGCTGGGGACCGAGATCAAGGCGATCCGCGACCATCAGGTCAGCCTTGCCGACAGTTATGCCAGGATCAGGGATGGCGAGGTCTGGTTGGAGAATTGCCACATCGGACCCTACCGTCACGGCAATTTGGCCAATCACGAACCCTTGAGGCCCCGGAAGCTGTTGCTGCACCGAAGAGAGATCAACCGGTTGACGGGCGCCGTCGCCCACAAGGGTTTCACCCTGGTCCCGCTGGCGCTCTATTTTGAAAAGGGAAGGGCCAAGCTCGAGCTGGGGGTCGCTCGAGGAAAACGTCTCTACGACAAACGGGAGGCGGCCCGGCGCCGCGCCGTCGACCGGGACATGGCACAGGAGTTGAAACGTCGATGA
- a CDS encoding leucyl aminopeptidase, with amino-acid sequence MSMELGVVDSSWYRLECDAVVLILHREEESGRLNQSADERMDGLLAQLTASGEWTGADGDILVIHRPADISASRLVLLGAGRRGDCDGARLRDRMVQVVRKFRGSDVESIAVAGWDASESALSIQACAEGLVIGSYGPDEYKTRDRSRTKIGQALFCSGDPARKTELLDALNRGQVLGEATNLARSLVNQPGNRINPARLAEEARSIAEKSGLQIEILDEPAMEEEGMGALLAVARGSDEPARMIVLKHFGAEDAAAPPVVLIGKGVTFDSGGLSLKTSQGMEEMKADKAGACAVLAAMKAVSRLRLRKNVVGILPAVENMPGGRAQRPGDVVRSMSGKTIEVLNTDAEGRLILADAMHYARRLNPACMVDIATLTGACVIALGHVRAGLFSNDDRLAECFFQASDKAGEKFWRLPLDDEYRALLDSHIADIKNVGKRAAGAVTAAKFLQEFVGDTPWCHIDIAGVDMFQEGGANKGPTGFGVRTMVELASLHPDS; translated from the coding sequence ATGAGCATGGAACTTGGAGTGGTCGATTCGAGTTGGTATCGCCTGGAGTGCGATGCCGTGGTGCTGATACTCCATCGCGAGGAGGAGTCCGGCCGGCTGAACCAGTCGGCGGATGAACGCATGGATGGTCTGCTGGCGCAGTTGACCGCCAGTGGAGAGTGGACGGGGGCCGATGGTGACATCCTGGTGATTCACCGGCCCGCGGACATCTCGGCGAGCCGCCTGGTTCTTCTGGGAGCGGGACGCCGCGGCGATTGCGACGGCGCCCGGCTCCGCGACCGCATGGTTCAAGTGGTGCGCAAATTTCGGGGCTCCGACGTCGAATCCATCGCCGTCGCAGGCTGGGATGCATCGGAGTCCGCCCTCTCGATCCAGGCGTGTGCCGAGGGACTGGTCATCGGGAGCTACGGACCGGACGAATACAAGACCCGGGACCGAAGCCGGACCAAGATCGGCCAGGCGCTTTTCTGCTCCGGTGATCCAGCGCGCAAGACTGAGTTGCTGGACGCCTTGAACCGCGGGCAGGTGCTTGGCGAGGCCACGAATCTGGCCCGTTCCCTGGTCAACCAGCCCGGGAATCGGATCAATCCGGCGCGGCTGGCGGAGGAAGCGCGCTCGATCGCCGAGAAGTCGGGTCTGCAGATCGAGATCCTGGACGAGCCGGCCATGGAGGAGGAGGGCATGGGGGCGCTCCTGGCCGTGGCCAGGGGGAGTGACGAGCCGGCCAGAATGATCGTCCTCAAGCATTTCGGCGCCGAGGACGCCGCCGCGCCGCCGGTGGTCCTGATCGGCAAGGGGGTGACCTTCGACAGCGGGGGGCTCTCCCTGAAGACCTCCCAGGGAATGGAGGAGATGAAGGCGGACAAGGCGGGAGCCTGCGCCGTGCTCGCCGCCATGAAGGCCGTCTCCCGGTTGCGGTTGCGCAAGAACGTGGTGGGCATCCTGCCGGCCGTCGAGAATATGCCCGGCGGACGGGCACAGCGCCCCGGCGACGTGGTCCGTTCCATGTCGGGAAAGACCATCGAGGTTCTCAACACGGATGCGGAGGGCCGGCTGATTCTGGCCGATGCCATGCACTATGCCCGACGTTTGAATCCGGCCTGCATGGTGGACATCGCCACGCTCACCGGCGCCTGCGTCATCGCCCTGGGACATGTCCGGGCCGGCCTGTTTTCCAATGATGACCGGCTGGCGGAGTGCTTTTTCCAGGCCTCGGACAAGGCCGGGGAGAAGTTCTGGCGGCTGCCCCTCGACGACGAGTACCGCGCGCTCCTGGACAGTCATATTGCCGACATCAAAAACGTGGGCAAGCGGGCGGCCGGCGCCGTCACGGCGGCCAAGTTCCTCCAGGAGTTCGTAGGCGATACGCCCTGGTGCCACATCGACATAGCCGGTGTCGACATGTTTCAGGAGGGTGGCGCCAACAAGGGTCCCACCGGCTTCGGAGTGCGGACCATGGTTGAGCTGGCGTCACTCCACCCGGATTCATGA